The stretch of DNA CGGTGACCCATCTCCGCGACCACGGCGACTATTTGATCGTGACCGACGAGCACACGGCGCGGCCGCCACGGTTCGTGGTCTAGCTTGGGGTAGCCACGAGCGGCGAGAGGATACCACGAAACATGGCCACGACCGAAGTCATCGAACCCAAGGCCGCGCCGTGGCACGCGGGCGTCACGCGCTATCACTGGCTCGTCCTGCTGCTGGCCTGCGCGGGCTGGGTGTTTGACGTTTACGAAGGCCAGATCTTCAATCTCACCAGCCCGCAGATGCTGGCCGATATCGTGCCCAATATCGATGCGAGCCAGACTCGCCGCTTCGGCGACATGGCGTTGGCGGCGTTTCTCGTGGGCGGCGCGCTGGGTGGCATCGCTTCCGGCGTCTTGGCCGATCGTTATGGGCGCAAGCCGGTGCTGGTGTGGACGATTATCGTCTATTCGCTGTTTTCCGGTCTCACGTTTCTGACTACGGCGTGGTGGCAGGTGCTCGTCCTGCGGTTCCTCGTGGCCATCGGCGTGGGTGGGGCTTGGTCCGTGGCGGCGACCATGGTGGCCGAAGTGTTTCCCAAGCGGCTGCGCGCGTACGCCTCCTCGTTTTTTCACGC from Pirellulales bacterium encodes:
- a CDS encoding MFS transporter encodes the protein MATTEVIEPKAAPWHAGVTRYHWLVLLLACAGWVFDVYEGQIFNLTSPQMLADIVPNIDASQTRRFGDMALAAFLVGGALGGIASGVLADRYGRKPVLVWTIIVYSLFSGLTFLTTAWWQVLVLRFLVAIGVGGAWSVAATMVAEVFPKRLRAYASSFFHATSILGGLLATVVAIAVAAQWRYAYLLGLLPAALALVMRSSLHEPPASEYSPAAAEETGTRGSLK